In Pseudomonas poae, a single genomic region encodes these proteins:
- a CDS encoding 50S ribosomal protein L25/general stress protein Ctc has translation MTDFTLNAQARTDLGKGASRRLRHAANIPAVVYGGNKPAESVTILAKEIAKLFENEAAYSHVIELNVDGAKQNVIVKAMQRHPSKQFIMHADFIRVVAGQKLTATVPVHFIGEEAPIKKGGEISHVVNEIEVTCLPKDLPEFIEVDLSAAEVGAIIHLSDLKAPKGVEFVALAHGDDKAVANVHAPRVAPEAEEGAAE, from the coding sequence TACTCTGAACGCTCAAGCGCGTACTGACCTGGGGAAAGGTGCGAGCCGCCGCCTGCGTCACGCCGCCAACATCCCTGCTGTTGTTTACGGTGGCAACAAGCCTGCTGAATCCGTAACCATCCTGGCCAAAGAAATCGCCAAACTGTTCGAAAACGAAGCTGCCTACAGCCACGTTATCGAGCTGAATGTCGATGGTGCCAAGCAGAACGTCATCGTTAAAGCGATGCAGCGTCACCCGTCCAAGCAGTTCATCATGCACGCTGACTTCATTCGCGTTGTAGCTGGCCAGAAACTGACCGCTACCGTGCCTGTGCACTTCATCGGTGAAGAAGCACCGATCAAGAAAGGCGGCGAGATTTCTCACGTTGTGAACGAAATCGAAGTGACCTGCCTGCCAAAAGATCTGCCTGAGTTCATCGAAGTCGACCTGTCGGCCGCTGAAGTTGGCGCCATCATCCACCTGTCCGACCTCAAAGCCCCTAAAGGCGTTGAGTTTGTCGCACTGGCTCACGGTGATGACAAAGCTGTTGCCAACGTTCACGCTCCACGCGTTGCTCCAGAAGCTGAAGAAGGCGCTGCAGAGTAA